In a genomic window of Staphylococcus taiwanensis:
- a CDS encoding YojF family protein has translation MLELINAEEVQRLLSTFENKPVYLHVETTNGAYANHFDQRVFNAGTFLRNIQVTYEHAQLKGGEKDPYRVGLKLRDGGWVYVQGLTHYEINDNNEFLIAGFNYEGQLAATIEISEKPFTV, from the coding sequence GTGTTGGAACTCATTAACGCTGAAGAAGTACAACGATTATTATCAACATTCGAAAATAAACCTGTATACCTACACGTTGAAACGACTAATGGTGCGTATGCGAACCATTTCGATCAACGTGTCTTTAATGCGGGAACATTTTTAAGAAATATACAAGTCACATATGAACACGCACAACTTAAAGGTGGAGAAAAAGATCCATACCGTGTTGGATTAAAACTTCGCGATGGCGGTTGGGTTTATGTGCAAGGACTAACACATTATGAAATCAATGATAACAATGAATTTTTAATTGCAGGATTTAACTACGAGGGACAATTGGCTGCCACAATCGAAATCAGTGAAAAGCCATTTACAGTATAG
- the hxlB gene encoding 6-phospho-3-hexuloisomerase, with amino-acid sequence MSQFTNYKLILDELDRTLSHVQDEQYDRFANDVNGAQRIFTAGKGRSGFMANSFAMRLNQLGKEAFVVGESTTPSIKEHDLFVILSGSGSTEHLRLLAEKAQSVGAKVVLLTTNPESAIGELAETVIELPAGTKYDVEGSEQPLGSLFEQSSLLFLDSVVLGLMGTFDISEEEMQSNHANLE; translated from the coding sequence ATGTCTCAATTTACAAATTATAAATTAATTCTTGATGAATTAGATCGTACATTATCACACGTGCAAGACGAGCAATATGATCGTTTTGCCAATGATGTGAATGGTGCACAAAGAATCTTCACTGCCGGTAAAGGTCGTTCTGGCTTTATGGCGAATAGTTTCGCAATGCGACTTAATCAACTCGGTAAAGAAGCATTTGTAGTAGGCGAATCAACAACGCCATCTATCAAAGAACATGATTTGTTCGTTATTTTATCTGGTTCAGGGTCAACTGAGCATTTACGTTTATTAGCTGAAAAGGCGCAATCAGTAGGTGCTAAAGTTGTGTTATTAACAACAAATCCTGAATCTGCAATTGGCGAGTTAGCCGAAACGGTGATTGAATTACCAGCAGGTACAAAATACGATGTTGAAGGTTCTGAACAACCGTTAGGTAGCTTGTTTGAGCAATCTTCATTATTGTTCTTAGATAGCGTCGTATTAGGCTTAATGGGAACATTTGATATAAGTGAAGAAGAAATGCAAAGTAATCATGCAAATTTAGAATAA
- a CDS encoding HAD family hydrolase: protein MEWILFDKDGTLIEFDKSWEKIGVRLVDSFLDKFPVIDKEVAHRQLGVIDDAIVPDSVMGSGSLDEMVKAFNNIAGEDVSSWTRNTSQELVDTRVPENNWIDGVYDMIKSLKNEGYKIGIVTSDSRKGVLQFLEDTNSKDAFDLVISTESHAAEKPNPAVLNPLFNHYDVKPKDVVIVGDTNNDMKTKVNAELGLAIGVLSGIAKKEELVDADVIIDTAVSVPEVLKQHIENK from the coding sequence ATGGAATGGATATTATTTGATAAAGATGGAACATTAATTGAATTTGATAAAAGTTGGGAGAAGATTGGTGTACGTCTTGTTGATAGCTTTTTAGACAAATTTCCAGTAATAGATAAGGAAGTTGCACATCGTCAATTAGGTGTAATCGACGATGCAATTGTTCCTGATTCTGTGATGGGATCTGGCTCATTGGATGAAATGGTCAAAGCTTTCAATAATATTGCTGGAGAAGATGTATCAAGTTGGACCCGTAATACGAGTCAAGAATTAGTTGATACACGCGTTCCGGAGAATAATTGGATTGATGGCGTTTACGATATGATTAAATCTTTGAAAAATGAAGGTTATAAAATTGGTATCGTTACAAGTGATTCTAGAAAAGGCGTCTTGCAGTTTTTAGAAGATACAAATTCAAAAGATGCGTTTGACTTAGTCATTTCAACTGAATCACACGCTGCAGAAAAACCCAATCCGGCAGTACTTAATCCACTGTTTAATCACTATGACGTGAAACCTAAAGACGTAGTGATTGTTGGTGATACGAATAATGATATGAAAACAAAAGTGAACGCTGAACTAGGTCTAGCTATTGGTGTACTTAGTGGTATTGCTAAAAAAGAAGAGTTAGTAGACGCTGATGTAATTATAGATACAGCAGTAAGTGTGCCCGAAGTCTTAAAACAACATATTGAAAATAAATAA
- the bshB2 gene encoding bacillithiol biosynthesis deacetylase BshB2, protein MKDERHVLMIFPHPDDETFSSAGTIASYINNGVPVTYACLTLGQMGRNLGNPPFATRETLPDIRERELEEAMKIIGITDLRKMGLRDKTVEFEPHEQIDDMVKNLIEETNPSVIISFYPKFAVHPDHEATAEAVVRTVGRMPKEARPRLQLVAFSNDAPDILGEPDILNDISEFRDLKLKAFEAHASQTGPFLKQLASPEVGGETQSFLDVEPYWTYHFES, encoded by the coding sequence ATGAAAGACGAAAGACACGTGTTAATGATATTTCCACATCCTGATGATGAAACCTTCTCATCAGCTGGAACCATTGCAAGCTATATAAATAATGGCGTGCCAGTAACGTATGCATGTCTTACATTAGGTCAAATGGGACGTAATTTAGGGAATCCCCCTTTTGCTACAAGAGAAACACTACCTGATATTCGCGAACGTGAATTAGAAGAAGCCATGAAAATCATTGGTATTACTGATTTACGTAAGATGGGATTACGTGATAAAACAGTTGAATTTGAACCGCATGAACAAATAGACGATATGGTGAAGAATTTGATTGAAGAAACGAATCCATCTGTGATTATTTCGTTCTATCCTAAATTTGCAGTACACCCTGACCATGAAGCAACAGCCGAAGCAGTCGTTAGAACTGTAGGACGCATGCCTAAAGAAGCACGTCCAAGATTACAACTTGTTGCCTTTAGTAATGATGCACCTGATATCTTAGGTGAACCTGATATCTTAAATGACATTAGTGAATTTAGAGATCTTAAATTAAAAGCGTTTGAAGCCCACGCTTCTCAAACAGGCCCATTCTTAAAACAACTTGCCAGTCCAGAAGTTGGTGGCGAAACACAAAGTTTCTTAGATGTTGAACCTTATTGGACATATCATTTTGAATCTTAA
- the hxlA gene encoding 3-hexulose-6-phosphate synthase — protein sequence MELQLAIDLLNKEEAAELAKKVEEYVDIVEIGTPIVINEGLPAVQHLDENINNAKVLADLKIMDAADYEVSQAIKFGADVVTILGVAEDASIKAAVEEAHKHDKQLLVDMIAVQDLEKRAKELDEMGADYIAVHTGYDLQAEGQSPLDSLRTVKSVIKNSKVAVAGGIKPDTIKDIVAEQPDLVIVGGGIANADDPVEAAKQCRDAIEGK from the coding sequence TTGGAATTACAATTAGCAATCGATTTATTAAACAAAGAGGAAGCAGCAGAATTAGCTAAAAAAGTTGAGGAATATGTAGATATCGTAGAAATAGGTACACCAATCGTTATCAACGAAGGTTTACCAGCAGTTCAACATTTAGATGAAAATATTAACAATGCCAAAGTATTAGCTGACCTTAAAATTATGGACGCAGCAGACTACGAAGTAAGCCAAGCAATTAAATTTGGTGCGGATGTAGTTACAATCTTAGGTGTAGCTGAGGATGCTTCAATCAAAGCAGCAGTTGAAGAAGCACATAAACATGACAAACAATTATTAGTTGATATGATCGCAGTTCAAGATTTAGAAAAACGTGCCAAAGAATTAGACGAAATGGGTGCTGACTATATTGCAGTGCATACTGGTTATGACTTACAAGCTGAAGGTCAATCACCATTAGATAGTTTACGTACAGTTAAATCAGTTATTAAAAATTCTAAAGTCGCTGTAGCTGGTGGTATTAAACCAGATACAATTAAAGATATTGTGGCGGAACAACCTGACTTAGTTATCGTTGGTGGCGGTATCGCTAACGCTGATGATCCAGTCGAAGCAGCTAAACAATGTCGTGACGCGATTGAAGGTAAGTAA
- a CDS encoding deoxynucleoside kinase — protein MNKPFIAIEGPIGVGKSSLAHKLSQSLSYYEEKEIIDENPFLSDFYDDISKWSFQTEMFFLCNRYKQAKDIAEMTQGVVSDYHIYKNKIFARNTLNDSEFDKFNRIFDILTEDIEMPNMIIFLDADLQVLKERIAKRNRSFEHHIEDDYLLNLKEDYLAFYDAMKKDGANVVLINTSSIDFVNNDSDYEDILEKIKPMIGDIEHESL, from the coding sequence ATGAACAAACCTTTTATTGCAATTGAAGGCCCTATTGGTGTTGGTAAATCATCTTTAGCTCACAAGCTCAGCCAATCTTTAAGTTATTATGAAGAAAAGGAAATAATCGACGAAAATCCATTTTTATCTGACTTTTACGATGACATTTCTAAATGGAGTTTTCAAACCGAAATGTTTTTCCTATGTAATCGCTACAAACAAGCTAAAGATATCGCCGAAATGACACAAGGTGTTGTCAGTGACTATCATATTTATAAAAACAAAATCTTCGCACGCAACACTTTAAATGACTCTGAATTTGATAAATTTAATCGCATTTTTGATATTTTGACAGAAGATATCGAAATGCCAAATATGATTATTTTCTTAGATGCTGATTTACAAGTTCTGAAAGAAAGAATCGCAAAACGAAATCGTAGCTTTGAACATCATATTGAAGATGATTACTTACTTAATTTAAAAGAAGATTATCTCGCATTTTATGATGCAATGAAAAAAGATGGCGCAAATGTTGTCCTTATTAATACGAGCTCAATCGATTTCGTCAATAATGACTCAGATTATGAAGACATTTTAGAAAAAATAAAACCAATGATAGGAGACATTGAACATGAATCATTATAA
- a CDS encoding deoxynucleoside kinase — MNHYKVPQNAIITIAGTVGVGKSTLTQALADKLNFKTSFENVDHNPYLDKFYDDFERWSFHLQIYFLAERFKEQKRMFEYGGGFIQDRSIYEDVDIFAKMHEEQGTMSEDDFKTYSELFNAMVMTPYFPKPDVLIYLECDYNEVIERIKARGRDMEINTDPEYWQKLFKRYEDWINNFNACPVVRVNINEYDIHENPDSLDPIIDKIAHVINTYRNVDNR; from the coding sequence ATGAATCATTATAAAGTACCTCAAAATGCTATTATAACAATTGCTGGTACTGTAGGAGTGGGGAAATCTACTTTGACACAGGCATTAGCTGACAAACTTAATTTTAAAACTTCTTTTGAAAATGTAGATCATAACCCATACTTAGATAAATTTTATGATGACTTTGAGCGTTGGAGTTTCCACTTACAAATATATTTTTTAGCTGAACGTTTTAAAGAACAAAAACGTATGTTTGAATATGGTGGTGGCTTTATTCAAGATCGTTCTATTTATGAAGATGTGGATATTTTTGCGAAAATGCATGAAGAACAAGGTACTATGAGTGAAGATGACTTTAAAACATATTCTGAATTGTTTAATGCCATGGTGATGACACCGTATTTTCCAAAACCAGATGTATTAATCTATCTCGAATGTGACTATAACGAAGTGATTGAACGCATCAAAGCACGCGGCCGTGATATGGAAATTAATACAGATCCTGAGTATTGGCAAAAGTTATTCAAACGTTATGAAGATTGGATTAATAACTTCAATGCTTGCCCGGTAGTACGCGTTAACATCAATGAATATGACATTCATGAAAATCCAGACTCATTAGACCCAATTATTGATAAAATAGCTCACGTAATTAACACTTACCGAAACGTAGATAATCGATAA
- a CDS encoding AMP-binding protein produces MLDILKNIQHYAKEQPNAIALQFDDDVLTYEHLHHEMNKAQSHFPELQAGTRVGLLSDEPMINMIYYFTIQMIGGVPCFLDANWSSTVINELIDTYHIEYVLEADATITPTSVYGASAQYIDDPSQVKGLLHIGFTSGTTGLPKAYYRNESSWIASYAENEKLLQQNETVLAAPGPLAHSLSLYTCIYALYSGRHFIGQHHFDAQYLAHYIQKVNQPTALFLVPTMLYKLTHIDMPLNQLTSILSSGAKLSTQLFKRVTHQFSNANVIEFFGTSEASFISYNFNQTAPTDSVGTIFPNVTIQLKDQDVNGIGELEVKSNMTFSGYVNRHIVTADSWIETGDYAYIKDDQLYLVSRKSERLIIGGKNVYPNAIEQQVKALEGIEEAIVIGEPHHRFGEIAVLLYLGNRELDYATLRRYLQQTLSRYEVPSKLVKVNTLPFTNSGKVARSKVRTLYLKGAFHS; encoded by the coding sequence ATGCTAGACATTTTAAAGAACATTCAACATTACGCGAAAGAACAACCGAACGCAATTGCACTGCAATTTGACGATGATGTCTTAACTTATGAACATTTACATCATGAGATGAATAAAGCACAATCACACTTTCCTGAATTACAAGCAGGGACGCGCGTAGGTTTATTAAGTGATGAACCGATGATTAATATGATTTATTACTTTACGATACAAATGATAGGCGGGGTGCCATGTTTTTTAGATGCCAATTGGTCATCCACGGTGATTAATGAACTTATCGATACCTATCATATTGAATACGTATTAGAAGCAGACGCTACGATAACACCAACCTCAGTATACGGAGCAAGTGCGCAATATATTGATGACCCATCTCAAGTTAAAGGCCTATTACATATTGGTTTTACTTCAGGGACGACAGGGCTACCTAAGGCATATTATCGTAACGAATCATCGTGGATTGCTTCTTATGCTGAAAATGAAAAACTCTTACAACAAAATGAAACTGTACTTGCTGCACCAGGTCCACTAGCGCATTCTTTATCTTTATATACATGTATCTATGCTTTATATTCAGGTAGACATTTTATTGGTCAACATCATTTCGATGCCCAATACCTTGCGCACTATATTCAGAAAGTAAATCAACCTACAGCATTATTTCTAGTGCCTACTATGTTGTACAAATTGACACATATCGACATGCCATTAAATCAACTTACATCGATACTGAGCAGTGGCGCAAAACTATCAACGCAATTATTTAAACGTGTCACACATCAATTTTCTAATGCGAATGTCATTGAATTCTTTGGAACATCGGAAGCAAGTTTTATTAGTTACAATTTTAATCAAACCGCACCAACTGACTCGGTAGGCACTATTTTCCCCAATGTCACAATTCAATTAAAAGATCAAGATGTGAATGGTATCGGCGAGTTAGAAGTTAAAAGTAATATGACATTCTCTGGTTATGTTAATCGGCATATTGTTACAGCTGATTCGTGGATTGAAACTGGGGATTATGCATACATAAAAGATGATCAACTTTATTTAGTAAGTCGCAAAAGTGAGCGACTTATTATTGGTGGTAAGAATGTTTATCCTAATGCGATTGAACAACAAGTAAAGGCGCTTGAAGGTATAGAAGAAGCGATAGTGATTGGGGAACCGCACCATCGCTTTGGTGAGATTGCGGTATTGTTATATTTAGGGAATCGCGAACTTGATTATGCGACGTTAAGGCGCTATTTACAACAAACATTATCTCGATATGAGGTACCTTCGAAACTTGTGAAAGTGAATACGTTGCCTTTTACCAATAGTGGCAAAGTTGCGCGAAGCAAGGTTCGTACGCTTTATTTAAA
- a CDS encoding HAD family hydrolase, producing MKYNHYIFDFDGTLGDSMACSIVATQQAFKAFGLDIPTEQDITYYMGIPIEVSFLKMSQRTLSEEELEQLLTLFRQKYKAYETQYLKPFKHIAEVLRLLVEADKTLFVVSSKKTEVLIRNLESIGLYQYITEAIGSDKVKAYKPNPDGILTIVNKYDLELKQSVYIGDAIFDIQMAKAAGVDSIAVTWGSHSKEDLSKEHPSYIIEDPTELTRL from the coding sequence TTGAAATATAATCATTATATTTTTGATTTTGATGGTACTTTAGGTGATTCTATGGCTTGTAGTATTGTGGCGACACAACAAGCTTTTAAAGCATTCGGGCTTGATATACCTACAGAACAAGATATCACATATTATATGGGCATTCCGATAGAGGTTTCTTTTCTGAAAATGAGTCAACGTACGCTAAGTGAGGAAGAATTAGAACAGTTATTAACGTTATTTAGACAAAAATACAAAGCATATGAAACACAATATTTAAAACCATTTAAGCATATAGCAGAGGTGCTACGATTATTAGTTGAAGCGGATAAGACATTATTTGTCGTTTCTAGTAAGAAGACTGAGGTATTGATACGTAACTTAGAAAGTATAGGACTTTATCAATATATAACTGAAGCGATAGGTTCTGACAAAGTGAAAGCCTATAAACCTAATCCAGATGGTATTCTAACGATAGTGAATAAATACGACTTAGAACTAAAGCAATCAGTATATATTGGCGATGCTATTTTTGACATTCAAATGGCGAAAGCAGCAGGTGTCGATTCAATAGCGGTAACGTGGGGCTCACATAGTAAAGAAGATTTATCAAAGGAACATCCGAGTTACATCATTGAAGATCCTACAGAACTAACACGTTTATAA
- a CDS encoding NAD(P)H-dependent oxidoreductase, producing the protein MKGLIIVGSAKVGSHTNALAKYLVGQFDHHNLDVDIFDLAERPLNQLDFSGTTPSIEEIKSNMKDFQDKVMEADFLVLGTPNYHGSYSGILKNALDHINMDYVKMKPVGLIGNSGGIVSSEPLSHLRVIVRSLLGIAVPTQIATHDSDYGKLDDGTLYLDDDQFQLRAKLFVDQIVSFVNNSPYEHLK; encoded by the coding sequence ATGAAAGGACTTATTATTGTAGGTAGTGCCAAAGTGGGCTCACATACAAATGCGTTAGCTAAATACTTAGTAGGACAATTTGATCATCATAATTTAGATGTTGATATATTTGATTTAGCAGAAAGACCATTAAACCAATTAGACTTTTCTGGAACAACACCATCGATTGAAGAAATTAAATCAAACATGAAAGATTTTCAAGATAAAGTAATGGAAGCAGACTTCTTAGTATTAGGTACGCCAAATTATCATGGTTCTTATTCCGGTATTTTGAAAAATGCCCTAGACCACATCAATATGGATTATGTCAAAATGAAACCAGTAGGATTAATTGGTAATAGTGGTGGAATCGTAAGCTCAGAACCATTATCACATTTACGAGTTATTGTACGTAGCTTATTAGGCATTGCTGTTCCTACACAAATTGCTACACATGATTCTGATTACGGTAAATTAGATGACGGTACGTTATATCTAGATGACGACCAATTTCAATTACGCGCAAAACTATTTGTAGACCAAATCGTTTCATTTGTGAATAACAGTCCATATGAACATTTAAAATAA
- the tadA gene encoding tRNA adenosine(34) deaminase TadA gives MSNDEYYMKLAIEEAKKAQKLTEVPIGAIIVKNNEVIARAHNLRETAQLPTAHAEHIAIERASKIVGSWRLEDCTLYVTLEPCVMCAGAIVMSRIPRVVYGATDPKGGCSGSLMNLLEEPRFNHRATVVGGVLEKECGDLLRQFFRDLRTKKPKANK, from the coding sequence ATGTCAAATGATGAATATTACATGAAATTAGCGATTGAAGAGGCTAAAAAAGCACAAAAACTTACGGAAGTTCCAATTGGTGCAATCATAGTTAAAAATAATGAAGTGATTGCAAGGGCACATAATTTAAGAGAAACTGCACAGCTTCCGACTGCTCATGCGGAGCACATTGCTATAGAACGAGCATCTAAAATAGTTGGTAGTTGGCGTTTAGAAGATTGCACATTATATGTAACACTTGAGCCGTGTGTCATGTGCGCTGGAGCAATTGTTATGAGTAGAATTCCTCGTGTCGTATATGGTGCCACGGACCCTAAAGGTGGATGTAGTGGTAGTTTGATGAATTTACTTGAAGAACCACGTTTTAATCATAGAGCTACAGTAGTAGGGGGCGTACTTGAAAAAGAATGCGGTGACCTACTACGACAGTTCTTTCGAGATTTACGTACAAAGAAACCTAAAGCAAACAAGTGA
- a CDS encoding HAD family phosphatase: MIKLIATDMDGTLLNAAHEISQENIDAIKYAQSQGITVAIATGRAFYEASTPIAETDLSVPYICLNGAEVRDESFNIISTSNLNHELVERIKSILNKDDVYFQIYTNRGIYTEDPTKDLDIYLDIAKQAGQEADVEKIKAGIQKRIDNGTLKVVDSYEDIEDIPGELIMKVLAFNPDLEKINAIGAQLSAIPSLAVSSSSRGNLEITHSDAQKGIALESIADKLKIDLQDVMALGDNMNDVSMLERVGYPVAMDNAMPEVKAVAKYVTDSNENSGVGKAIMKVLKEENK; this comes from the coding sequence ATGATTAAATTAATAGCAACGGATATGGATGGCACATTATTAAATGCAGCGCATGAAATTTCACAAGAGAATATTGATGCAATTAAATATGCACAATCGCAGGGGATTACTGTTGCCATTGCAACCGGTCGAGCATTCTATGAGGCGAGTACACCAATAGCAGAAACGGATTTGAGTGTACCGTATATATGTTTAAATGGTGCAGAAGTACGCGATGAATCTTTCAACATCATTAGTACATCAAATTTAAATCATGAATTGGTTGAACGTATCAAATCAATTCTTAATAAAGATGACGTATATTTTCAAATTTACACAAACAGAGGTATTTATACAGAAGACCCAACCAAAGATTTAGATATTTACTTAGATATTGCGAAACAAGCTGGTCAAGAAGCGGATGTTGAAAAAATTAAAGCAGGTATTCAAAAACGTATTGATAATGGGACATTAAAAGTTGTAGATAGTTATGAAGATATTGAGGACATCCCGGGTGAATTAATTATGAAAGTACTTGCATTCAATCCGGATTTAGAGAAAATTAATGCAATTGGAGCGCAACTTTCAGCAATTCCAAGTTTAGCTGTTTCATCATCTTCACGAGGAAATCTTGAAATTACCCATTCTGATGCACAAAAAGGAATTGCGCTAGAGTCAATCGCTGATAAATTGAAAATTGACTTGCAGGATGTGATGGCTTTAGGAGACAACATGAATGATGTGTCTATGTTAGAACGTGTTGGCTACCCTGTTGCTATGGATAATGCCATGCCAGAAGTTAAAGCTGTTGCTAAATATGTTACAGATTCTAATGAAAATAGCGGCGTTGGTAAAGCGATTATGAAAGTACTTAAAGAAGAAAATAAATAA
- a CDS encoding GTP cyclohydrolase I FolE2 yields the protein MTEYDLSTREGRWKHFGSVDPIEGTKPTTKNEMTDLQSTHKNFLFEIEEVGIKNLIYPVNIDRFQTAGTFSFSTSLNKDEKGINMSRILESVEKHYSNGLELNFDTLYQVLRTLQTNMKQTSAGVDVSGKWFFDRFSPVTNIKAVGNADVTYGLAIEQDQITRKEITIEATVTTLCPCSKEISEYSAHNQRGVVTVKVYLDKNNQVIDDYKDKILDAMEANASSILYPILKRPDEKRVTERAYENPRFVEDLIRLIAADLVDFNWIDGFDIECRNEESIHQHDAFAKLKYRK from the coding sequence ATGACTGAATATGATTTATCCACTCGTGAGGGTCGTTGGAAACACTTTGGCTCTGTTGACCCAATCGAAGGTACGAAACCAACAACAAAAAATGAAATGACCGACTTACAAAGTACACATAAAAATTTCTTATTCGAAATTGAAGAAGTTGGTATCAAAAATTTAATTTATCCTGTCAATATTGACCGTTTCCAAACGGCAGGTACTTTTAGCTTTTCAACAAGTTTAAATAAAGATGAAAAAGGCATCAATATGAGCCGTATCTTAGAAAGCGTAGAAAAGCATTATAGTAATGGCTTAGAACTTAATTTTGATACACTTTATCAAGTCTTACGTACATTACAAACAAACATGAAACAAACTTCAGCAGGCGTTGATGTATCAGGTAAGTGGTTCTTTGACCGCTTCAGCCCAGTTACTAACATTAAAGCAGTTGGAAACGCAGATGTAACTTATGGTTTAGCTATTGAACAAGACCAAATTACACGTAAAGAAATTACAATCGAAGCAACTGTAACAACATTATGCCCATGTTCAAAAGAAATCAGTGAGTATTCTGCACATAACCAACGTGGTGTTGTCACTGTTAAAGTTTATTTAGATAAAAATAATCAAGTGATTGACGATTATAAAGATAAAATTTTAGATGCGATGGAAGCCAACGCAAGTTCTATCTTATATCCTATTTTAAAACGTCCAGATGAAAAACGTGTTACTGAACGTGCATACGAAAACCCTCGTTTCGTCGAAGATTTAATTCGCTTAATTGCTGCTGACTTAGTCGACTTTAATTGGATTGACGGCTTTGACATTGAATGTCGTAACGAAGAATCCATTCACCAACATGATGCTTTTGCTAAATTAAAATATAGAAAATAA
- a CDS encoding MFS transporter: MKKYRYFIITMIIIMTMINYIDRGAISYAQKDIISEYGFDTIAWGKILGYFGYGYMFGSLVGGLTADKKGPKFVWIIAGTAWSIAEMAMAFAGELGMAIFGGSAIIGFGLLRVLFGVAEGPVFSIISKTNANWAAPKERGLLSALGLIGVPLGALITAPIVSGFLTIASWRLLFIILGALGLIWVIVWAFVFTDYPEDNKRVSKEELAEIRSTEDSLNVEKTVETEDVKDEKWYHFFKSPTLVGNMFGYFGFQYVNFLILTWTPKYLQDEYHFEIHSLWYLGMVPWIGACFTIYFGGHISDWLRHKTGNLRIARSYFAIAGMICAAICFLIIPFTHSIIAIMILMMIGNAFIFLPNGVYWSVIIDTAPNKTGTYGGITHFFVNSATVIAPTLTGYLVASFGYSSMFVSAVVASLISVVAMCFVKPGEKKMAKH, encoded by the coding sequence ATGAAGAAATATAGATACTTTATTATCACGATGATTATTATAATGACAATGATTAACTACATAGACCGTGGCGCTATTTCATACGCTCAAAAGGATATCATTAGCGAGTATGGTTTCGACACGATTGCTTGGGGTAAAATTTTAGGTTATTTTGGCTACGGATATATGTTTGGATCACTTGTGGGTGGTTTAACGGCAGATAAGAAAGGACCTAAATTTGTATGGATTATTGCAGGTACCGCATGGTCAATTGCTGAAATGGCAATGGCATTTGCTGGGGAACTAGGTATGGCAATATTTGGTGGTTCTGCAATTATTGGTTTCGGTCTATTAAGAGTATTATTCGGTGTGGCAGAAGGTCCGGTATTTTCAATTATTAGTAAAACGAATGCAAACTGGGCTGCACCGAAAGAACGTGGACTATTATCAGCATTAGGTTTAATAGGTGTGCCACTTGGTGCATTAATTACAGCGCCAATTGTTTCTGGTTTCCTTACAATAGCAAGTTGGAGATTATTATTTATTATCTTAGGTGCGCTAGGTCTGATTTGGGTAATTGTATGGGCATTTGTATTTACTGATTATCCTGAGGACAATAAACGTGTATCTAAAGAAGAATTGGCAGAAATACGTTCAACTGAAGATAGTTTAAATGTAGAAAAAACGGTTGAAACAGAAGATGTTAAAGATGAAAAGTGGTATCACTTCTTTAAAAGTCCAACATTAGTAGGTAATATGTTTGGTTATTTTGGTTTCCAGTATGTTAACTTTTTAATTTTAACGTGGACGCCAAAATATTTGCAAGATGAGTATCATTTTGAAATCCATTCACTTTGGTATTTAGGTATGGTGCCTTGGATTGGTGCATGTTTCACTATTTATTTCGGTGGTCATATATCTGACTGGTTACGTCATAAAACGGGCAATTTACGTATCGCACGTTCATATTTTGCCATTGCAGGTATGATTTGTGCCGCAATTTGTTTCTTAATCATTCCATTTACGCATAGTATCATCGCAATTATGATTTTAATGATGATTGGGAATGCATTCATATTCTTACCAAATGGTGTGTATTGGTCTGTTATTATTGATACGGCACCTAATAAGACGGGAACATATGGGGGTATTACCCACTTTTTCGTCAATTCAGCAACTGTTATTGCACCAACATTAACAGGTTATTTAGTAGCAAGCTTTGGTTATTCTTCAATGTTTGTGTCAGCAGTAGTGGCATCACTTATTAGTGTTGTAGCTATGTGCTTTGTTAAACCTGGTGAAAAGAAAATGGCTAAACATTAA